A stretch of DNA from Calditrichota bacterium:
GAAGATGTTCTCGCCGCTCCCCTCACTCACATAGCCGTTCACATCAAGAGCTATCCCTTCCACGAAGCCGTTGTGGATGGCCTCTAACTTGATCAGTTGCGAATTGAGATAGTTGGCCCCCGCCTTGGCCAGTGCCGGCAAGGTGTTGGGCGCCATGCGATTCCAGCTCGACACCTGCACGTCCACCCCGACATTGATGGCCTCTTCCCCCAGATACTTGCCCCAGTTCAAGGCGCCAATTGCCACCTCGATGGGGCATCCACGCGGATCCACCCCCAATTGCCCATAGCCGCGAAAGACGATCGGCCGCAAGTATGCGGACTCTAAGCCGTTCACCTTGATGACGTCCACGCAGGCCTGGTTGTTCTGTTCCTGCGTGATGGGGTTCTCCATGCGACTAATCTTGGCGGAATCAAAAAGCCGGCGCGTGTGATCTTTGAGACGGAAAATCGCCGGCCCTTCCGGAGTCTTGTAGCAACGCACGCCCTCGAACACGCTCGAGCCGTAGTGCAGAGCGTGCGACATCACATGCACAGTAGCATCTTTCCAATCGACAAACTTGCCGCTGAACCAGATCTTGCCCTTCTCGTCATCTGGGTGCATGATTTACCTCCTGGTCCTGGTCAAGGGTCTTCGGTCACGTCCGGTCTGTCCAATTCTCCTGTCCATAGCAAAACGGTACGGCCGCTCACCGCAAGTCCTTGAGGCGCAGCTGTAGCATCTGGTGCCCCATGTATTCGTTCTCCTCAATGACGTAGGCGATGTCCAGATTCCCTTCCCCCGGAGCAACCCGGTAACTGAGGTCGCCCAGATTAAACCCTATCGCATCGATGACGATACCATCCTGGCGCACCTTGAGCTTGAGGTGGTTGTTGCCAAC
This window harbors:
- a CDS encoding branched-chain amino acid transaminase, which encodes MHPDDEKGKIWFSGKFVDWKDATVHVMSHALHYGSSVFEGVRCYKTPEGPAIFRLKDHTRRLFDSAKISRMENPITQEQNNQACVDVIKVNGLESAYLRPIVFRGYGQLGVDPRGCPIEVAIGALNWGKYLGEEAINVGVDVQVSSWNRMAPNTLPALAKAGANYLNSQLIKLEAIHNGFVEGIALDVNGYVSEGSGENIFLVRDGVLYTPPLTASILPGISRDSVMVFAREMGIEVREMMIPREMLYVADEVFFTGSAAEISPIKSIDRVPIGSGKRGPITARLQERFFAYVNGECEDCYGWRTVVR
- a CDS encoding single-stranded-DNA-specific exonuclease RecJ; its protein translation is VGNNHLKLKVRQDGIVIDAIGFNLGDLSYRVAPGEGNLDIAYVIEENEYMGHQMLQLRLKDLR